In a genomic window of Magnolia sinica isolate HGM2019 chromosome 14, MsV1, whole genome shotgun sequence:
- the LOC131225125 gene encoding ATP-citrate synthase beta chain protein 1-like isoform X1, with protein sequence MATGQLFSRNTQALFYNYKQLPIQRMLDFDFLCGRETPSVAGIINPGAEGFQKLFFGQEEIAIPVHSSVEAACGAHPIADVFINFASFRSAAASSMAALKQPTIRVVAIIAEGVPEADTKQLIAFARANNKVVIGPATVGGVQAGAFKIGDTAGTIDNIIQCKLYRPGSVGFVSKSGGMSNELYNTIARVTDGIYEGIAIGGDVFPGSTLSDHVLRFNHIPQVKMMVVLGELGGRDEYSLVEALKQGRVQKPVVAWVSGTCARLFKSEVQFGHAGAKSGGELESAQAKNQALKEAGAVVPTSYEALEGAIKETFEKLVEEGKISSVPEVKPPPIPEDLNSAIKSGKVRAPTHIISTISDDRGEEPCYAGVPMSTIVEQGYGVGDVISLLWFKRSLPRYCTQFIEICIMLCADHGPCVSGAHNTIVTARAGKDLVSSLVSGLLTIGPRFGGAIDDAARYFKDAYDRGLSAYEFVEGMKKKGIRVPGIGHRIKRGDNRDQRVELLQKYAHTHFPSVKYMEYAVQVESYTLSKANNLVLNVDGAIGSLFLDLLAGSGMFNKQEIDEIVEIGYLNGLFVLARSIGLIGHTFDQKRLKQPLYRHPWEDVLYTK encoded by the exons ATGGCTACTGGTCAACTATTCTCACGGAATACACAAGCATTATTCTACAACTACAAGCAACTTCCCATCCAACGCATGCTTGACTTTGATTTCCTTTGTG GGAGGGAAACGCCTTCTGTTGCTGGAATAATTAACCCCGGTGCTGAGGGATTTCAGAAACTATTTTTTGGTCAGGAGGAAATTGCCATACCAGTTCATTCAAG CGTTGAAGCAGCTTGTGGTGCACATCCAATTGCTGATGTCTTTATCAATTTTGCATCATTTAGAAG TGCGGCTGCGTCCTCCATGGCTGCTTTGAAGCAGCCAACCATTAGAGTTGTAGCTATAATAGCTGAAGGTGTTCCAGAAGCAGATACCAAGCAGTTGATTGCATTTGCACGGGCTAATAATAAG GTTGTTATTGGCCCTGCTACTGTCGGAGGCGTTCAAGCTGGAGCATTCAAAATTGGTGACACAGCAGGGACAATTGACAATATAATTCAATGCAAGCTCTACAGGCCTGGATCTGTTGGATTTGTGTCCAAATCT GGGGGCATGTCAAATGAACTTTACAACACAATTGCACGTGTAACGGacggaatttatgaag GCATAGCGATTGGAGGAGATGTATTTCCAGGGTCAACTCTTTCTGATCATGTCCTGCGGTTTAACCACATCCCACAG GTCAAAATGATGGTTGTGCTAGGGGAACTTGGCGGGCGAGATGAGTACTCTCTAGTTGAAGCCCTAAAACAGGGACGTGTCCAGAAACCAGTGGTTGCCTGGGTTAGTGGAACTTGTGCACGACTGTTCAAGTCAGAGGTGCAATTTGGCCATGCG ggtgccaaaagTGGTGGTGAGTTGGAGTCTGCACAAGCAAAAAATCAGGCATTGAAGGAAGCAGGAGCAGTTGTTCCCACTTCCTATGAAGCACTAGAGGGTGCTATCAAAGAGACATTTGAGAAACTT GTTGAAGAAGGGAAGATTTCATCAGTGCCCGAAGTTAAGCCTCCTCCCATCCCTGAGGATCTGAACTCTGCAATTAAAAGTGGGAAAGTTCGGGCTCCAACTCATATTATCTCCACCATCTCTGATGACAGAG GTGAAGAACCATGTTATGCTGGAGTCCCAATGTCTACCATTGTTGAGCAGGGATATGGTGTGGGCGATGTTATCTCCCTTCTTTGGTTCAAGCGCAGTCTTCCTCGTTACTGTACACAGTTCATTGAG ATTTGCATTATGTTATGTGCCGACCATGGTCCCTGTGTCTCTGGTGCTCACAACACTATAGTCACAGCAAGGGCTGGCAAGGATCTTGTTTCAAGCCTTGTTTCAG GGTTGCTTACAATTGGTCCACGATTTGGTGGGGCCATTGATGATGCTGCTCGATACTTTAAGGATGCATACGACAGG GGTCTGAGTGCTTACGAGTTCGTGGAGGGGATGAAAAAGAAGGGCATCCGTGTACCTGGAATTGGACACAG GATCAAGAGAGGGGACAACAGAGATCAGAGAGTAGAGCTACTGCAAAAGTACGCACACACGCATTTCCCAtctgtgaaatacatggaatatGCAGTTCAAGTTGAGTCCTACACTCTGTCAAAAGCGAATAACCTCGTCCTCAATGTTGATGGCGCGATTGGGTCACTTTTCTTGGATCTTCTAGCTGGCAGTGGAATGTTCAACAAGCAAGAGATTGATGAGATCGTTGAGATTGGATATTTGAATGGGCTCTTTGTTCTGGCACGTTCGATTGGTCTGATTGG
- the LOC131225125 gene encoding ATP-citrate synthase beta chain protein 1-like isoform X3, whose product MATGQLFSRNTQALFYNYKQLPIQRMLDFDFLCGRETPSVAGIINPGAEGFQKLFFGQEEIAIPVHSSVEAACGAHPIADVFINFASFRSAAASSMAALKQPTIRVVAIIAEGVPEADTKQLIAFARANNKVVIGPATVGGVQAGAFKIGDTAGTIDNIIQCKLYRPGSVGFVSKSGGMSNELYNTIARVTDGIYEGIAIGGDVFPGSTLSDHVLRFNHIPQVKMMVVLGELGGRDEYSLVEALKQGRVQKPVVAWVSGTCARLFKSEVQFGHAGAKSGGELESAQAKNQALKEAGAVVPTSYEALEGAIKETFEKLVEEGKISSVPEVKPPPIPEDLNSAIKSGKVRAPTHIISTISDDRGEEPCYAGVPMSTIVEQGYGVGDVISLLWFKRSLPRYCTQFIEICIMLCADHGPCVSGAHNTIVTARAGKDLVSSLVSGSECLRVRGGDEKEGHPCTWNWTQDQERGQQRSESRATAKVRTHAFPICEIHGICSSS is encoded by the exons ATGGCTACTGGTCAACTATTCTCACGGAATACACAAGCATTATTCTACAACTACAAGCAACTTCCCATCCAACGCATGCTTGACTTTGATTTCCTTTGTG GGAGGGAAACGCCTTCTGTTGCTGGAATAATTAACCCCGGTGCTGAGGGATTTCAGAAACTATTTTTTGGTCAGGAGGAAATTGCCATACCAGTTCATTCAAG CGTTGAAGCAGCTTGTGGTGCACATCCAATTGCTGATGTCTTTATCAATTTTGCATCATTTAGAAG TGCGGCTGCGTCCTCCATGGCTGCTTTGAAGCAGCCAACCATTAGAGTTGTAGCTATAATAGCTGAAGGTGTTCCAGAAGCAGATACCAAGCAGTTGATTGCATTTGCACGGGCTAATAATAAG GTTGTTATTGGCCCTGCTACTGTCGGAGGCGTTCAAGCTGGAGCATTCAAAATTGGTGACACAGCAGGGACAATTGACAATATAATTCAATGCAAGCTCTACAGGCCTGGATCTGTTGGATTTGTGTCCAAATCT GGGGGCATGTCAAATGAACTTTACAACACAATTGCACGTGTAACGGacggaatttatgaag GCATAGCGATTGGAGGAGATGTATTTCCAGGGTCAACTCTTTCTGATCATGTCCTGCGGTTTAACCACATCCCACAG GTCAAAATGATGGTTGTGCTAGGGGAACTTGGCGGGCGAGATGAGTACTCTCTAGTTGAAGCCCTAAAACAGGGACGTGTCCAGAAACCAGTGGTTGCCTGGGTTAGTGGAACTTGTGCACGACTGTTCAAGTCAGAGGTGCAATTTGGCCATGCG ggtgccaaaagTGGTGGTGAGTTGGAGTCTGCACAAGCAAAAAATCAGGCATTGAAGGAAGCAGGAGCAGTTGTTCCCACTTCCTATGAAGCACTAGAGGGTGCTATCAAAGAGACATTTGAGAAACTT GTTGAAGAAGGGAAGATTTCATCAGTGCCCGAAGTTAAGCCTCCTCCCATCCCTGAGGATCTGAACTCTGCAATTAAAAGTGGGAAAGTTCGGGCTCCAACTCATATTATCTCCACCATCTCTGATGACAGAG GTGAAGAACCATGTTATGCTGGAGTCCCAATGTCTACCATTGTTGAGCAGGGATATGGTGTGGGCGATGTTATCTCCCTTCTTTGGTTCAAGCGCAGTCTTCCTCGTTACTGTACACAGTTCATTGAG ATTTGCATTATGTTATGTGCCGACCATGGTCCCTGTGTCTCTGGTGCTCACAACACTATAGTCACAGCAAGGGCTGGCAAGGATCTTGTTTCAAGCCTTGTTTCAG GGTCTGAGTGCTTACGAGTTCGTGGAGGGGATGAAAAAGAAGGGCATCCGTGTACCTGGAATTGGACACAG GATCAAGAGAGGGGACAACAGAGATCAGAGAGTAGAGCTACTGCAAAAGTACGCACACACGCATTTCCCAtctgtgaaatacatggaatatGCAGTTCAAGTTGA
- the LOC131225125 gene encoding ATP-citrate synthase beta chain protein 1-like isoform X2, whose translation MATGQLFSRNTQALFYNYKQLPIQRMLDFDFLCGRETPSVAGIINPGAEGFQKLFFGQEEIAIPVHSSVEAACGAHPIADVFINFASFRSAAASSMAALKQPTIRVVAIIAEGVPEADTKQLIAFARANNKVVIGPATVGGVQAGAFKIGDTAGTIDNIIQCKLYRPGSVGFVSKSGGMSNELYNTIARVTDGIYEGIAIGGDVFPGSTLSDHVLRFNHIPQVKMMVVLGELGGRDEYSLVEALKQGRVQKPVVAWVSGTCARLFKSEVQFGHAGAKSGGELESAQAKNQALKEAGAVVPTSYEALEGAIKETFEKLVEEGKISSVPEVKPPPIPEDLNSAIKSGKVRAPTHIISTISDDRGEEPCYAGVPMSTIVEQGYGVGDVISLLWFKRSLPRYCTQFIEICIMLCADHGPCVSGAHNTIVTARAGKDLVSSLVSGLLTIGPRFGGAIDDAARYFKDAYDRGLSAYEFVEGMKKKGIRVPGIGHRHTFDQKRLKQPLYRHPWEDVLYTK comes from the exons ATGGCTACTGGTCAACTATTCTCACGGAATACACAAGCATTATTCTACAACTACAAGCAACTTCCCATCCAACGCATGCTTGACTTTGATTTCCTTTGTG GGAGGGAAACGCCTTCTGTTGCTGGAATAATTAACCCCGGTGCTGAGGGATTTCAGAAACTATTTTTTGGTCAGGAGGAAATTGCCATACCAGTTCATTCAAG CGTTGAAGCAGCTTGTGGTGCACATCCAATTGCTGATGTCTTTATCAATTTTGCATCATTTAGAAG TGCGGCTGCGTCCTCCATGGCTGCTTTGAAGCAGCCAACCATTAGAGTTGTAGCTATAATAGCTGAAGGTGTTCCAGAAGCAGATACCAAGCAGTTGATTGCATTTGCACGGGCTAATAATAAG GTTGTTATTGGCCCTGCTACTGTCGGAGGCGTTCAAGCTGGAGCATTCAAAATTGGTGACACAGCAGGGACAATTGACAATATAATTCAATGCAAGCTCTACAGGCCTGGATCTGTTGGATTTGTGTCCAAATCT GGGGGCATGTCAAATGAACTTTACAACACAATTGCACGTGTAACGGacggaatttatgaag GCATAGCGATTGGAGGAGATGTATTTCCAGGGTCAACTCTTTCTGATCATGTCCTGCGGTTTAACCACATCCCACAG GTCAAAATGATGGTTGTGCTAGGGGAACTTGGCGGGCGAGATGAGTACTCTCTAGTTGAAGCCCTAAAACAGGGACGTGTCCAGAAACCAGTGGTTGCCTGGGTTAGTGGAACTTGTGCACGACTGTTCAAGTCAGAGGTGCAATTTGGCCATGCG ggtgccaaaagTGGTGGTGAGTTGGAGTCTGCACAAGCAAAAAATCAGGCATTGAAGGAAGCAGGAGCAGTTGTTCCCACTTCCTATGAAGCACTAGAGGGTGCTATCAAAGAGACATTTGAGAAACTT GTTGAAGAAGGGAAGATTTCATCAGTGCCCGAAGTTAAGCCTCCTCCCATCCCTGAGGATCTGAACTCTGCAATTAAAAGTGGGAAAGTTCGGGCTCCAACTCATATTATCTCCACCATCTCTGATGACAGAG GTGAAGAACCATGTTATGCTGGAGTCCCAATGTCTACCATTGTTGAGCAGGGATATGGTGTGGGCGATGTTATCTCCCTTCTTTGGTTCAAGCGCAGTCTTCCTCGTTACTGTACACAGTTCATTGAG ATTTGCATTATGTTATGTGCCGACCATGGTCCCTGTGTCTCTGGTGCTCACAACACTATAGTCACAGCAAGGGCTGGCAAGGATCTTGTTTCAAGCCTTGTTTCAG GGTTGCTTACAATTGGTCCACGATTTGGTGGGGCCATTGATGATGCTGCTCGATACTTTAAGGATGCATACGACAGG GGTCTGAGTGCTTACGAGTTCGTGGAGGGGATGAAAAAGAAGGGCATCCGTGTACCTGGAATTGGACACAG